From Yersinia hibernica, a single genomic window includes:
- a CDS encoding 4'-phosphopantetheinyl transferase family protein gives MTPVFLSNFTFAALPAAGLNNQPLFHGLLAKCDFDVNVYRDELFTVYGIAFPGSLQKAVAKRRAEYLAGRFVARQVLNMLEVRDYSLLNGIDRAPCWPAGLIGSISHNTQRALCGAQIIAPANELLDVSRRLHGIGLDIESLIAVERADNLWPGILSEEEYYCFQDGPLPFNQLLTLAFSAKESLFKAVYPQLGRYFDFLEAKLLSYSLDTGRFELQLLRELSEDFPAGRCFTGCFTLNNHDIQTFIAY, from the coding sequence GTGACGCCGGTATTTCTCAGTAATTTTACCTTTGCCGCATTACCCGCCGCCGGTTTGAATAATCAACCCTTATTTCATGGGCTTTTGGCTAAATGTGATTTTGATGTCAATGTTTATCGGGATGAGTTGTTTACCGTATATGGCATCGCGTTCCCGGGCAGTTTACAAAAAGCCGTTGCTAAACGGCGTGCTGAATATCTGGCCGGGCGCTTTGTTGCCAGACAAGTCCTTAATATGCTAGAAGTCCGCGATTATTCTTTGCTCAATGGTATCGACCGCGCGCCATGCTGGCCAGCCGGGCTGATTGGCAGCATCAGCCATAATACCCAACGCGCGTTGTGCGGCGCACAAATAATAGCACCTGCTAATGAGCTGTTAGATGTAAGTCGTCGACTGCATGGTATTGGCCTAGATATCGAAAGTTTAATTGCTGTTGAAAGAGCGGACAACCTATGGCCGGGTATTCTTAGTGAAGAGGAATATTACTGTTTTCAAGATGGCCCATTACCATTCAACCAATTGCTGACATTGGCTTTTTCTGCTAAAGAGAGTTTATTTAAAGCGGTATACCCACAACTTGGGCGTTATTTTGATTTTCTTGAGGCAAAGTTGCTCAGCTATTCGCTTGATACTGGGCGTTTTGAATTGCAATTGTTGCGAGAGTTAAGTGAAGACTTTCCTGCTGGGCGCTGTTTTACCGGGTGTTTCACATTAAATAACCATGACATTCAAACATTTATTGCTTATTAA
- a CDS encoding TRAP transporter substrate-binding protein — protein sequence MKFPKPLPTLCLAISTILFSQIATAQQIKAADVHPKDYPNVVAVKNMGDKLKTATDGRLEIKTFPGGVLGDEKQMIEQAQMGAIDIIRVSMTPVASILPEISVFTLPYMFRDEDHLHKVLDGKIGQEIGDKITNSKDSKLVFLGWMDAGTRNLITKQPVIKPEDLKGMKIRVQGSPIALATLKAMGANSLSMGVSEVFSGMQTGVIDGTENNEPTFVAHNYMPVVKNYTLSGHFIIPELFLYSKTKWDKLSPEDQQAILKLAKEAQAEQRVLWQAYVQQSHDKMKAGGVQYHEIDHDHYYKATQSVRDEFGKDYQDLIQQISAVQ from the coding sequence ATGAAATTTCCTAAGCCACTACCAACACTCTGCCTAGCAATTTCTACCATTTTATTTAGCCAAATAGCCACCGCGCAACAAATTAAAGCCGCTGATGTTCACCCTAAAGATTATCCCAATGTGGTCGCAGTTAAAAATATGGGAGACAAACTGAAGACGGCCACTGATGGTCGCCTGGAAATTAAAACATTCCCAGGTGGGGTGTTAGGTGATGAGAAACAAATGATAGAGCAGGCTCAAATGGGAGCAATTGATATTATTCGTGTCTCTATGACACCCGTTGCTTCTATTTTACCGGAGATCAGTGTCTTTACTCTGCCCTATATGTTCCGCGATGAAGATCACTTGCATAAAGTGCTTGATGGTAAGATAGGTCAGGAAATTGGCGATAAAATCACTAACAGTAAAGACTCAAAATTGGTCTTCCTCGGGTGGATGGATGCCGGCACTCGTAATCTAATAACTAAACAGCCGGTCATTAAACCTGAAGATCTTAAAGGCATGAAAATCCGTGTACAAGGTAGCCCTATTGCGCTGGCAACACTGAAAGCCATGGGCGCTAACTCACTGAGTATGGGGGTCAGTGAAGTATTCAGTGGCATGCAAACTGGGGTTATTGATGGCACTGAAAATAACGAACCCACTTTTGTCGCACATAACTATATGCCAGTCGTTAAGAATTATACCTTGAGCGGCCATTTTATTATTCCCGAATTGTTCCTTTATTCTAAAACCAAGTGGGATAAGTTATCTCCTGAAGATCAGCAAGCCATTCTGAAACTGGCAAAAGAAGCACAGGCAGAACAGCGGGTATTATGGCAAGCCTACGTACAGCAATCTCATGACAAAATGAAAGCTGGCGGTGTGCAATATCATGAAATTGATCATGACCATTATTACAAAGCTACCCAATCCGTTCGTGATGAATTTGGCAAAGATTACCAAGACCTTATCCAGCAAATCAGTGCTGTCCAATAA
- a CDS encoding TRAP transporter small permease gives MARSYLSTMDVLYRLSIWVAGIALIIMVAVIPIGIFARYVLNDGLSWPEPVAILCMVTFTFVGAAASYRSGSHIAVSMVTDRLSETGKKVCLILVDLLMILISLFILVYSYILCSELWSQPVAEFPLLTAGQTYIPLPIGSAITLLFIIERLFFGPQTHRPVVMIGNS, from the coding sequence ATGGCTCGCTCTTATCTATCAACGATGGATGTTTTATATCGCCTGTCAATCTGGGTTGCTGGTATTGCTTTAATTATTATGGTTGCGGTTATTCCTATAGGGATATTCGCCCGTTATGTGCTCAATGATGGCTTATCTTGGCCCGAACCCGTGGCTATTTTATGCATGGTCACTTTTACCTTTGTTGGCGCAGCGGCCAGTTATCGCTCCGGCTCACATATCGCGGTCAGTATGGTCACCGACCGGCTGTCTGAAACAGGTAAAAAAGTCTGCCTGATATTGGTGGATTTGCTGATGATATTAATAAGCCTGTTTATTTTGGTGTACAGCTACATTTTGTGCAGCGAACTTTGGTCACAACCCGTGGCGGAGTTCCCATTACTGACCGCCGGGCAAACTTATATTCCTCTGCCTATCGGCTCCGCTATTACCTTACTCTTTATTATCGAGCGCTTGTTTTTTGGCCCACAAACCCACCGCCCGGTCGTCATGATTGGCAATTCATAA
- a CDS encoding TRAP transporter large permease, which yields MDAFILVFTLAILLAIGVPVAYAVGLSAIAGAFWIDLPLEAVMIQITSGVNKFSLLAIPFFILAGAIMAEGGIARRLVSFAYIFVGFIRGGLSLVNIVASTFFGAISGSSVADTASIGSVMIPEMDKKGYPRDFAAAVTASGSVQAILTPPSHNSVIYSLATGGTVSIAALFIAGILPGLLLSFTLMLMCVGFAYKRGYPKGERVPFRQALKIFVDTLWGLMTVVIIMGGILSGIFTATESAAIACLWSFFVTMFIYRDYKWSELPKLMYRTVKTVTIVMILIGFAASFGAIMTYMQLPERITEFFTSVSDNKYVILICINIMLLLIGTLMDMAPLILILTPVLMPVTNSLGIDPVHFGMIMLINLGIGLITPPVGSVLFVASAVSKQKIEQVVKAMLPFYGALFLVLMLVTYIPEISLWLPRVFGVHNG from the coding sequence ATGGACGCATTTATTTTAGTTTTTACTTTGGCAATTTTGTTGGCTATCGGAGTGCCTGTGGCCTACGCCGTCGGCTTAAGTGCTATTGCTGGCGCATTTTGGATTGATTTACCTCTCGAAGCCGTAATGATTCAAATTACCAGTGGCGTAAACAAATTCTCATTATTAGCCATTCCATTCTTTATTCTGGCGGGTGCCATTATGGCCGAAGGGGGAATAGCGCGGCGGCTGGTAAGTTTCGCCTATATCTTCGTTGGGTTTATCCGTGGCGGTCTGTCACTGGTCAATATTGTCGCCTCAACATTTTTCGGTGCCATTTCAGGCTCGTCAGTGGCAGATACTGCCTCAATTGGCTCAGTGATGATCCCCGAAATGGATAAAAAAGGTTATCCCCGTGATTTTGCCGCCGCCGTGACTGCCAGTGGCTCAGTGCAAGCAATATTGACTCCTCCTAGCCATAATTCAGTGATTTATTCATTAGCAACCGGCGGTACGGTCTCTATTGCGGCTCTGTTTATTGCCGGGATCCTACCGGGCCTGTTGCTCAGTTTCACACTGATGCTGATGTGTGTCGGCTTTGCTTATAAGCGGGGCTATCCCAAAGGTGAACGCGTGCCCTTCCGTCAGGCGCTTAAAATCTTTGTCGACACATTATGGGGGCTGATGACGGTAGTCATCATCATGGGGGGCATTCTTTCCGGGATATTTACGGCCACTGAATCAGCCGCAATTGCCTGTTTATGGTCGTTTTTTGTGACCATGTTTATCTATCGTGATTATAAATGGTCAGAGTTACCCAAGTTGATGTACCGCACGGTAAAAACCGTCACTATCGTGATGATTTTGATCGGGTTTGCGGCCAGTTTTGGCGCCATCATGACCTATATGCAATTACCCGAGCGAATCACGGAGTTCTTTACCTCAGTTTCTGATAATAAATACGTCATTCTGATATGTATCAATATCATGCTGTTGCTGATCGGCACTTTGATGGATATGGCGCCGCTGATTTTGATATTGACCCCGGTATTGATGCCGGTCACCAATTCATTAGGCATTGACCCGGTGCATTTCGGCATGATTATGTTGATTAATCTCGGGATTGGCTTGATTACTCCCCCGGTCGGCTCGGTGTTATTTGTCGCCAGTGCGGTGAGTAAACAGAAAATTGAACAAGTGGTGAAAGCCATGCTGCCGTTTTATGGCGCGCTGTTCTTGGTGCTGATGTTGGTCACCTATATCCCGGAAATATCGCTGTGGTTGCCCAGAGTCTTTGGTGTGCACAACGGCTAA